Genomic window (bacterium):
GCATCGGGATTGTCCTTGGCCACCTGCTCGATCTCCACGCCGCCCTCGGCGCTCGCCATGAGCAGGACCCGGCGGGTGCCGCGATCCACGAGCATGCCCACGTAATACTCCTCGGCGATGGTCTCGGCCGGCGTGATCAGCACCTTGCGGACGATGTGGCCCTTGATGTCCATCCCCAGGATGTTGCCCGCGTGCTCGCGCACGTCGTCCTCGGTCTCGCAGAACTTCACGCCGCCCGCCTTGCCGCGGCCGCCGGTCAACACCTGCGACTTGACCATCACCGGCAAGCCGTACTTGCGCGCCAGCTCCAGCGCGCCTGCGACAGAGCCGGTGGCTTCGCCGGGAGGCACGAGCAGCCCGGCGGAGCGGAACAGATCCTTCGCCTGGTATTCGTGGATATTCACGTAGGAACCTCGCTGTGGTTGATTAGCCTGGACGCGGAACGCGGGGAGCGGCCGCCCACTCTCCGCGCGTGCGATCAATCGATGAACTTCGCCAGCATCGCCCGGAGATCTGGGCTGCCGATCTCCTGCAGATCGTAGGCGACGCGGGCCACGGGCTTGTCGATGTCGACCACCCGCGTCAGGTCGATGGGCGTGCCGATGACGACGGCGTCGCACTCGACGGCGTTGATCGTCTTCTCGAGATCCTGGATCTGCTGTGCGCCATAACCCATGGCCGGCAGCAGGGAGCCGATCTCGGGATAGATCTCGAAGGTTTCGGCGAGCTTGCCGGTGACCCAGGGACGCGGATCGACCAGGTCGGCGGCGCCGCAGCGCAGGGCCGCGATGACGCCGGCGCCGTAGGTCATGCCGCCGTGGGTCAGGGTCGGGCCGTCCTCGACGACCAGCACTCTCTTGCCGAGGATCAGTTCGGGGTGGTCGACCGTCAGCGGCGAGGCGGCCTCGATGATGACGCAGCCGGAATTGATGCTGCGCACGTTCTCGCGGACCTCCTCGATCTGATCGAACTGGGCTTCGACGACCTTGTTGATGATGACCACGTCGGCCAGCCGGACGTTGGTCTCGCCGGGGTAGTAGGTCAGCTCGTGGCCGGCACGGTGCGGATCGGCTACGACGATGTGCAGATCGGGCTTGTAGAACGGCGTGTCGTTGTTGCCGCCGTCCCAGAGGATGATATCGGCTTCCTTCTCGGCCTCGCGCAAGATCGCCTCGTAATCGACGCCGGCGAAGATCACGTTGCCGCGCACGATGTGGGGCTCGTACTCCTCCATCTCCTCGATGGTGCAATCGTGCTTGGTCAGGTCGTCGAGGGTGGCGAAGCGCTGCACGACCTGCTTGGCCAGGTCGCCGTACGGCATGGGGTGGCGGATGGCCGCGACCTTGAGCCCGGCGGCCTGCAGGATCTCGCTGACGCGTCGGGTGGTCTGGCTCTTGCCGCAACCAGTGCGCACGGCGCATATGGCGACTACGGGTTTGCTGCTCTCGATCTGGGTCAACCTCTCCCCCAGCATCTTGAAGTCGGCGCCACAGGCGTTGACCATAGCGGCCTTGTGCATGACATCCTCATGGGAGATGTCGCTGTAGGAGAAGATGCAGGTCTCCACGTCGTGCTCCGCGATTAGCCGCGGCAGGTCCTCTTCGGCCTCGATGGGCACGCCATTGGGATAGAGCTTGCCCGCAAGTTCCGGCGGATAGGCCCGGCCGTCGATGTCCGGTATCTGAGCGGCCGTGAAAGCGACGACTTCGTACTTCTCGTTGTCGCGGTAGACACAGTTGAAGTTGTGGAAGTCGCGCCCGGCGGCGCCGATGATGATGATCTTTTCCCGGCTCATGGGAGACCGTCCTCTCTTGTATGTGAACACGCGTTGAGGCGCCCGCCTCACCGTCGCGACGGGGCGTGCCGGCCGCTCGCGACGCTGCCGATTCGTTCAGGGCAGGCGCCTGATGGACTCGATCAGCCCGCTCGTGGAACATCCTGTTCGCATGCGCACGCGTACCACGTCGCCTCCCCAGGATCGCACCTCAGGCGCGCCGACGATCTCGTCCTCTGCATACTCGTCGCCCTTGACCAGCACGTCCGGCTTGACGAGCGTGATGGTCTCCAGCGGCGTAGGCTGATCAAATATGGTAAGTGCCGCAACGGGGCGCAAATACTGCAACACGGCACAACGGTCGGCCGCGGGTACGAGGGGACGTCGGTGCCCCTTCAGGGCACGCACCGAGGCATCGGAGTTCACGGCCACCAGCAGGATATCCCCACAGGCCGCGGCTTCCGCCAGGTACTCCACATGACCGCGGTGGATCAGATCGAAACACCCGTTCGTGAACACGATGCTCTTGCCGCGGGCGCGTACGCGCGCCGCCCAGGCGGCGAGTTCCGCACGTTCCAGCAGCGGGGCGGCGCCTTTCACCGCTGCACCGCTTCGATGAGCTGTGCGGACGAAATCTCCGCCGTGCCGAGCTCGGCCACGGCGAGGCCGGCGGCGTGGTTCGCGAGATTCGCGGCTTCCAGGAAAGTGGCGCCCGCGGCCAGAGCGGCCGTGTACACCGCGACGACCGTATCGCCGGCGCCGGTGACGTCGAAGACGTCTCGAGCTTCCGTGGGCAGATGATGCTCATCGCTACCCTCGAACAGGGCCATGCCGTGTTCGCCCCGCGTGATCAGCACGGAACGGGCGCCCGTTCGTTCCAGCAGCACCAGCGCGGCGCGCTGCAGGGAGTCGGGATCCACTATGGGTATGGCGGCGGCGGCACCGGCTTCCTTCTGGTTGGGAGTCAGTGAGGTGCAACCGCGGTACTGGGCATAGTCCCCGTTCTTCGGGTCCACCACGACGGGCGTCTCGGCGGCGGCGGCCATGGTGATCACGGCGCGCAGGACATCGTCCGTCAGCACACCCTTGCCGTAGTCGCTTAGCACGATGGCGTCGAAGGGCCCGCTGTAGCGCAGCCGGCGGACCAGCTCGTCGCGACGATCCTCATCCAGCGTCTCATCCGCCTCGACATCCGCCCTGACCACCTGCTGGTGATGTGCGATGATGCGCGTCTTCAGGGTGGTGCGGCGACCGTCCACACTCAGCAGTCCCGTGGCGGCGATTCCCCGCTCGTCGAGCAATCCCGCCAGGGTACGCGAGGTTTCGCCGGTGCCGACGACGGCGAACAGTTCAACCTCTGCGCCCAGGGCCCGTATGTTGGCGGCGACGTTGGCCGCACCGCCCAGCTTGACGGTCTCTTTGCGCAACCTGACCACGGGCACCGGCGCTTCGGGGCTGATGCGATCCACCTCGCCCCAGAGAAAGCGGTCGACCATCGCGTCGCCTACGACGGCCAGACGGAGGTCGCTGAAGCGTGCGATGATTTCCTGGCTGCGATGCGGCATGAGGGCTCCCGGGTCGGAACGAGCAAGACAACGACCGCAAACTAGCACCGGGGCTGCGGGCAGTCAATACGGTGAAGCAGGCCGGGCTGGCGCGTCGGTCTCCCGTGCGTTACCATGGTGTCGCCACCAACCGGGAGGTACCCGTGGATAAGAAGCAACCGCAGAAGATCAGCGTGGAACTGGGCGAGGCGCAGGCCGAGGGGATTTACAGCAACCTCGCACTGATCACCCACTCCACCAGCGAGTTCATCTTGGATTTCGCCAAGCTGCTGCCCGGCCTGCCCAAG
Coding sequences:
- a CDS encoding cyclic 2,3-diphosphoglycerate synthase → MSREKIIIIGAAGRDFHNFNCVYRDNEKYEVVAFTAAQIPDIDGRAYPPELAGKLYPNGVPIEAEEDLPRLIAEHDVETCIFSYSDISHEDVMHKAAMVNACGADFKMLGERLTQIESSKPVVAICAVRTGCGKSQTTRRVSEILQAAGLKVAAIRHPMPYGDLAKQVVQRFATLDDLTKHDCTIEEMEEYEPHIVRGNVIFAGVDYEAILREAEKEADIILWDGGNNDTPFYKPDLHIVVADPHRAGHELTYYPGETNVRLADVVIINKVVEAQFDQIEEVRENVRSINSGCVIIEAASPLTVDHPELILGKRVLVVEDGPTLTHGGMTYGAGVIAALRCGAADLVDPRPWVTGKLAETFEIYPEIGSLLPAMGYGAQQIQDLEKTINAVECDAVVIGTPIDLTRVVDIDKPVARVAYDLQEIGSPDLRAMLAKFID
- a CDS encoding adenylyltransferase/cytidyltransferase family protein, whose translation is MLERAELAAWAARVRARGKSIVFTNGCFDLIHRGHVEYLAEAAACGDILLVAVNSDASVRALKGHRRPLVPAADRCAVLQYLRPVAALTIFDQPTPLETITLVKPDVLVKGDEYAEDEIVGAPEVRSWGGDVVRVRMRTGCSTSGLIESIRRLP
- the rfaE1 gene encoding D-glycero-beta-D-manno-heptose-7-phosphate kinase, which encodes MPHRSQEIIARFSDLRLAVVGDAMVDRFLWGEVDRISPEAPVPVVRLRKETVKLGGAANVAANIRALGAEVELFAVVGTGETSRTLAGLLDERGIAATGLLSVDGRRTTLKTRIIAHHQQVVRADVEADETLDEDRRDELVRRLRYSGPFDAIVLSDYGKGVLTDDVLRAVITMAAAAETPVVVDPKNGDYAQYRGCTSLTPNQKEAGAAAAIPIVDPDSLQRAALVLLERTGARSVLITRGEHGMALFEGSDEHHLPTEARDVFDVTGAGDTVVAVYTAALAAGATFLEAANLANHAAGLAVAELGTAEISSAQLIEAVQR